The following proteins are encoded in a genomic region of Nocardioides renjunii:
- a CDS encoding LysR substrate-binding domain-containing protein translates to MRIEQLEYLAAVTEHGSLRRASEAMHISQPALSEAVTKLEKELGATLLDRRRTGSRISRQGLDLLQNMTEVLEAVDRLRQAAGQQSVRRRDLRIGTVNTASSSLLAPALRDLHARHGSGGVEVVHGRQADIQQGLAEGTLDLGLVNVLPGDEVPPTLVADRLIEGTPVACLPADHPLAAKERVSVDDLRAEPHVLMRPGFVMHRYAHRVFAGVLPGTTYATDGAEMGKAMVAAGLGLSILPDFSITADPLVSAGVLTTRPIQTDQTTVTLLMLRRRAERTSEPLRDLQAALVRQARAYLASLELPPTASDAAPELTPVTPISSRARTP, encoded by the coding sequence GTGCGGATCGAACAGCTGGAGTACCTCGCGGCCGTGACGGAGCACGGGTCGCTGCGCCGCGCGAGCGAGGCCATGCACATCTCCCAGCCGGCGCTCAGCGAGGCCGTGACCAAGCTGGAGAAGGAGCTCGGCGCGACACTGCTCGACCGTCGGCGCACCGGCTCCCGGATCAGCCGGCAGGGCCTCGACCTGTTGCAGAACATGACCGAGGTCCTCGAGGCGGTCGACCGGCTGCGCCAGGCCGCCGGCCAGCAGTCCGTACGCCGCCGCGACCTGCGCATCGGCACCGTCAACACCGCCTCGTCCAGCCTGCTCGCGCCCGCCCTGCGCGACCTCCACGCACGCCACGGGTCGGGCGGCGTCGAGGTGGTCCACGGGCGGCAGGCCGACATCCAGCAGGGCCTCGCCGAGGGGACGCTCGACCTCGGGCTCGTCAACGTGCTGCCCGGCGACGAGGTGCCGCCGACGCTCGTGGCCGACCGGCTGATCGAGGGGACCCCGGTCGCCTGCCTGCCCGCCGACCACCCGCTGGCCGCGAAGGAGCGGGTGAGCGTCGACGACCTCCGCGCCGAGCCGCACGTGCTCATGCGCCCGGGCTTCGTGATGCACCGCTACGCCCACCGCGTCTTCGCCGGGGTGCTGCCCGGGACGACCTACGCCACCGACGGGGCGGAGATGGGCAAGGCGATGGTGGCGGCGGGGCTCGGGCTCTCGATCCTGCCGGACTTCTCGATCACCGCCGACCCGCTCGTGAGCGCCGGGGTGCTCACCACCCGGCCGATCCAGACCGACCAGACCACCGTGACGCTGCTGATGCTGCGCCGCCGGGCCGAGCGGACCTCGGAGCCGCTGCGCGACCTGCAGGCCGCGCTGGTGCGCCAGGCGCGGGCCTACCTCGCCTCGCTCGAGCTGCCGCCCACCGCTTCCGACGCCGCGCCGGAGCTCACACCGGTGACGCCGATCAGTAGTCGTGCACGAACTCCGTGA
- the hemE gene encoding uroporphyrinogen decarboxylase, giving the protein MNHAVRTPHPGLAESPFLRAARGEQPSHTPVWFMRQAGRSLPEYLKVREGIGMLESCMDADLVTEITLQPVRRYGVDAAIFFSDIVLPLKAVGVDLDIKPGVGPVVASPVRTLADVEAIPDLTPDHVPFISRAVHQLVAELGATPLIGFAGAPFTVASYLVEGGPSKEHARTKAMMFGAPDVWDALMRKIAGIAAAYLRIQVEAGASAVQLFDSWAGALTPADYRASVMPHSERVLAAAGELGVPRIHFGVGTSNLLGLMGEAGADVVGVDWRTPLEQAIPLVGDRAVQGNLDPTLVFAPTEVMTQRAAEIIDAGRAAKGHIFNLGHGVIPSTDPDQLKALTEFVHDY; this is encoded by the coding sequence GTGAACCACGCCGTACGCACGCCCCACCCCGGTCTGGCCGAGAGCCCGTTCCTGCGGGCCGCGCGGGGCGAGCAGCCGTCGCACACCCCGGTGTGGTTCATGCGCCAGGCCGGGCGCTCGCTGCCGGAGTACCTCAAGGTGCGCGAGGGCATCGGCATGCTCGAGTCCTGCATGGACGCCGACCTGGTCACCGAGATCACCCTGCAGCCCGTGCGCCGCTACGGCGTCGACGCGGCGATCTTCTTCTCCGACATCGTGCTGCCGCTCAAGGCGGTCGGCGTCGACCTCGACATCAAGCCGGGCGTCGGCCCCGTCGTCGCGTCACCGGTGCGGACCTTGGCCGACGTCGAGGCGATCCCCGACCTCACGCCCGACCACGTGCCCTTCATCTCCCGGGCGGTGCACCAGCTCGTCGCCGAGCTCGGCGCGACGCCGCTGATCGGCTTCGCCGGCGCCCCGTTCACGGTCGCGTCCTACCTCGTCGAGGGCGGTCCGTCCAAGGAGCACGCCCGCACCAAGGCGATGATGTTCGGCGCCCCGGACGTGTGGGACGCGCTGATGCGCAAGATCGCCGGCATCGCCGCGGCCTACCTCCGCATCCAGGTCGAGGCCGGCGCGTCGGCCGTCCAGCTCTTCGACTCGTGGGCGGGTGCGCTGACCCCGGCCGACTACCGCGCGTCGGTGATGCCCCACTCGGAGCGGGTGCTCGCGGCGGCGGGGGAGCTCGGCGTGCCGCGGATCCACTTCGGCGTCGGGACCTCCAACCTCCTCGGGCTGATGGGGGAGGCCGGCGCGGACGTGGTCGGCGTGGACTGGCGTACGCCCCTCGAGCAGGCCATCCCGCTCGTCGGCGACCGCGCGGTGCAGGGCAACCTCGACCCCACCCTGGTCTTCGCTCCCACCGAGGTGATGACGCAGCGGGCGGCCGAGATCATCGATGCCGGGCGCGCGGCCAAGGGCCACATCTTCAACCTCGGCCACGGCGTGATCCCCTCGACGGACCCCGATCAGCTCAAGGCGCTCACGGAGTTCGTGCACGACTACTGA